ACATCCTCGGCTTCACCATGCCCGGCTTCGCCACCGGCACCGACACCAAGGCCAATGCCTGGGCGTTGATGGACGCACTCGGCATCAGCGGCGCCGAGATCGACATCCGCCCCGCCGCGACCCGGATGCTGGAGGACATGGACCATCCCTTCGCCGGGGGCGCGCCGGTCTACGACATCACCTTCGAGAATGTGCAGGCCGGCTTGCGCACCGACTATCTGTTCCGCCTCGCCAATCAGCGCGAGGGGATCGTGGTCGGCACCGGCGACCTGTCCGAGCTGGCGCTGGGCTGGTGTACCTATGGCGTCGGCGACCAGATGAGCCATTATGCGGTCAATGCCGGGGTGCCCAAGACGCTGATCCAGTTCCTGATCCGCTGGTGCATCCAGACCGGCCAGTTCGATGCCGCCACCGACGACGTGCTGGCCCGCATCCTCGCCACCGAAATCTCGCCTGAGCTGGTGCCGGCGGGGGCGGATGGCGCGATCCAGTCGACCGAAGCGAAGATCGGGCCTTATGCGCTCAACGATTTCTTCCTCCATTATGTCGTGCGCTGGGGGATGGACCCGGCCAAGATCGCCTGGCTGGCATTGGCGGCGTGGGGCGATGCCGAGGCCGGCGACTGGCCGCCCGGCGTGCCCGCGGCGCAGCGCGTGGCCTACGATCTGCCGACGATCCGGCACTGGCTCGGGCTGTTCCTGCGCCGCTTCTTCCAGACCAGCCAGTTCAAGCGCTCGGCGATCCCCAACGGCCCCAAGGTCTCGACCGCGGGCGCGCTGAGCCCGCGCGGCGACTGGCGGGCCCCGTCCGACGGCACCGCGGCGCCCTGGCTGGCGGCGCTGGAGCGGGTGCCCGGAAAACCCAGTGAGTAATTCGGAACTGGGCGTTCTGCTCGTCGCGATTTTCTGCGGCTACGCCCTGTTCGAATATGCGCTCGCCCGGCTGATTGTCCTCGCCTTCCGGCGCGCACGGCAGGAGATTATGAGGCAATATTGGAAGGCCAACGGCAGGGGAAAGCCTTAGGGCCGATCGGCATACAAGCCTCGCCCGTATTTTGGCCGTTCGTCCTGAGCTTGTCGAAGGACGTGCCGCAGGTGCCGCCCTGGAAGCACGCACTTCGACAAGCTCAGTGCGAACGGATTCAGCGCAAGGCTCGCAGCTTTAGCGCTTCGTCAGCGCGTCCGGCTTGTGCGCGGCCTGCTTGCCCTCGTCGGTCTCGACCAGCAGCTGCGGGTCGTCCTTGCTCGCCGCGACGGTGTGGCCCTTGATCGAGGTGCGCCTCGTCAGCGTCTTCACGACCTTGCCCTCGGCGGTGCCGCCATGGGATTTCCAGCTCACCTTGTCGCCTGCCTTGGGGTCGGCCATGTCGATCTCCTGTCCTGTCCCAAGGAACGGGCGGGCCGGGGCGGCGTTCCCGCGCCAGCGGAGGCACCATGCACGACACCCAGGACTATCTGATCTTCGGCCCCGACGATGTCGACCTGACCCGCTCGCCGCTGCGCCGGTCGATCGGGGAGCCGACCTTCGTGCTCGGCGCGTTCAACCCGGCGCTGACCCGGCTGCCATCGGGCAACCTGCTGCTGATGGTGCGGGTGGCGGAGGCGCTGTCGGAGCCGGTGCGGGGCGATCATGTCCATGCGATCCGCTGGACCCCGGACGGCTATGTCCTCGATCCGCACCCGCTCGCCTCGGTCGACATGGCCGATCCGCGCTTCTTCCTGGTGCGCGGCGGCGGCTATCCGCAGATGGCGCTGACCTCGCTCTCGTGGCTGCTGCCGGTCGAGCTGGCACCCGATGGGCGCCGCATCGTTGCCGTCCATTACGAGCGCGCGATCGAGCCGCGCGCCGCCTATCAGGATTATGGCCTCGAAGACCCCCGCATCTCGGTGATCGACGGGCGCTACCACATGACCGTCTGCTCCTGCTCGGCCGAGCGGCACGGCACCTCGCTCTACACCTCCGACGACGGCGTGGACTGGCGGCTGGAAGGCCTCGTCCTCGATCACCAGAATAAGGACATGCTGCTGTTCGAGGGGCGGATCGGCGGTCAGGTCTGGGCGCTGACCCGGCCGCTCGGCGAGCTCTATTTCGCCTATCCGGCCACATCGGATCATGCCGGCGGGCCGGTGATCCATCTCGCCTCCTCGCCGGACGGGCTGCACTGGAAGCCCTGCGACCGCCCCGGCGTGCGGGCGCGGCGCGGCTCCAGCTCGGCGATGAAGGTCGGCGGCGGCACCCCCCCGATCCTCACCGACGCCGGCTGGCTGATGCTCTACCATGGCGTCGAGCCGCGCGAGAAGGTCGGCGTCTATCGCACCTTCTGGGCGCTGCTTGATCGCGACGACCCGGCGACGATCCTGCGCATGGAAGACGAGTCGCCGCTGATCGAGGCGGACCCCGCGCTCACCGCACCGATCGCCGACCGGCTCTATCTGCCGACCCCGGTGGTGTTCACCACCGGCATCGTGGATGCGGGCGATGCCTATATCGTGGCGAGCGGGGAGGCCGATCTGGCGTGCCGGATCAGCCATGTCCCGAAGTCGCGCTTCGCCTGAAGCGGCGATCCCGTCCCGCTGCGGGACGGAGGGGCTGGCAGGCTGCGAGAAAGGCGCAGCCGAAAAGTAAACGAAACGTTAAGCCGTGATCATGTCACAGGCATCCCGCGCGCTTTCCCGCCGCACGCTTTCCGCCCCATCGCTGTCGGCGACGCTGGTTCGCCGCCGCAGGCCGCTGCGGCTGGCACCGCCGGCCGCTTATGCGACGATGCCGGCCCTTCCTGCGATCCCCGTCGACGATGCGCCGCGCTGGACGAACTGGCGGGAGGACGTGCGCTTCTTCCTCGCCTGCTATGCCGCCGGCTTCGCCTTCTTCCTGATCATGTTGAGCTGAGCGCCGGCTCCGTACAGGCCCGGTGCAGCCGCCATGCGATGATCGCGGCGGCCAGGCTGCCGAGCGCGGTGACGATCAGCGTATCGGCGACGTTCACGCCGCAGCGGACCATCCCGGCGAACAGCAGCGCGCCGACCACCATCGCCCCCGAATTGACGATATTGTTGGCCGCCACGGTGCGCGCGGTGTGGAGCTTGTCCACCGTCGTCGTCAGGAAGGCGTAGAGCGGCACCACGAACATCCCGCCGAACATCGCGACGCCGAACAGATCGGCGAGGATATGGCGGGCGCTGTGGAGCGCGATGAAGCCCCTCCAGCCGACCATCTCGTCCGGCGCTTCCCAGTGGCTGGCGACATGGTGGAGATCGAGCAGGCACAGCCCCATCAGGATGGCGGCGGCGGGCGCGTAGCGGGCCGAGACGGTGCCGCACAGCAGCCGGTTGATCGCGATCGCGCCGACGCCGACCCCGATCGAGAAGACCGACAGGAACAGCGTGGCGACCTGCTGATCGGCGCCCAGCACATTCTTGACCAGCGGCACGAACAGGGTGCCGAGGATCGCCGCCTGCATCCAGAAGCAGCTGGTCGCCGCCACCGCCAGCATCAGCCGGGGGACGTGCAGCGTTTCCGACACCAGCCGGATCGACGAGCGGATGACGTGGAAATCGATGCTGTGATCCTCGACCACCGGCGGAGCGGGGGGCACCTGGCTGCCGGCGATGCGGCCGAGCAGCGCGACCGCCAGCACCGTCGCGGCGGTGGCGGCGGGCGGGATGATGCCGCCGACGAGGATGCCGAGCAGCACCCCGCCATAGGTGCCGGCCTCGACCAGCCCGGTGCCGCCGAGCACCTCGTCCTTGTGGAGATGCTGGGGCAGCAGCGCATATTTGATCGGGCCGAAGAAGGTGGAATGCACCCCCATCGCGAACAGCGCGCTGAGCAGCAGCGGAATGGATTCGAGCATCAGCCCGGCCGCGCCGACCAGCATGATGACGATCTCGCAGCTCTTCACTAGCCGGATGATCCCCGCCTTGTCGCGGGTGTCGGCGACCTGCCCGGCGAGCGCCGAGAACAGGAAGAAGGGCAGGATGAACAGCGCGTTGGCGGCGGCATTGAAGGCGGCTTCGCGGCTATCGTCCGAAAAGATGCGATAGGTGACCAGCATCACCATCGACGTCTTGAACAGATTGTCGTTGAAGGCGCCCAGGAACTGGGTGGTGAAGAGCGGCAGGAAACGCCTGCGCGTAAGAAGCCTCAAGGACAGCTGCATATCGGAACGCGGAACCCGTTTTTCCCTCAAGGTGGAGGCGACATAGCGCAGGCGGACGCCCGCGACAAATCCTACCATGGCCGAAGTCTCGGGATGGCCGATGGAGAAGGATGGCGCGGGGTGCAAAGCGGTGGTTCAAACCGGCATCGGGTTGGGCTAGGCTGCGCGGCGATGCTATCCCTTCCCAACATCCTCACCCTCTCCCGTATCTTCGCGGTGCCGATCCTGGTCGGGCTGCTGTGGCATCCGGGGGCGATCGGCTATGTGCTGGCCTTCCTGCTCTACGCGATCGCCGGGATCACCGATTATTTCGACGGCTATCTGGCGCGAGCGCAGGGGACGGTCTCGAAGCTCGGCGTCTTCCTCGATCCGATCGCGGACAAGATCATGGTCGCGGCGGTGATCGTCATGCTGATCTCGACCGAGCGGGTGATCGGCCCGCATCCGGTGGTGTCCGGCTGGAACGTGATCGCGGCGCTGGTGATCCTGCTGCGCGAGATCGCGGTGTCGGGGCTGCGCGAGTTCCTGGCGCAATTGTCGGTCTCGGTGCCGGTCAGCCGGCTCGCCAAGTGGAAGACGACCTTCCAGATGGGCGCGCTCGGCCTGCTGATCCTGGCGGGCGCGCTGCCGGCCTGGCCGTGGGTGCATCTGTTCGGGATCGTCGGCCTGTGGCTGGCGGCGGCGCTGACCGTGATCACCGGCTGGGATTATCTGCGCGTCGGCCTGCGGCACATGGATTGAGGAGGGCGGGATCGATGGCCGTCCAGCTCCTCTATTTCGCCTGGGTGCGCGAGGCGATCGGCCGCGATGGCGAGCGGGTCGAGCTGCCGGGGGACATCACCGACGTCGCCGGGCTGATCGGCTGGCTGGCGATGCGCGGCGGCGGCTACGCCACCGCCTTCGCCGAGCCGCAGCGGCTGCGCTGCGCGATCGACCAGAATTTCGCCGGCTTGGCGACGCCGATCGCCGGCGCGCGCGAGATCGCGATCTTCCCGCCGGTGACGGGCGGATGAGGCGCGCCCCATGAGCGTGCGGGTGGCGGCGCAGGAGGCCGATTTCGATATCGCCGCCGAACTCGCCCGGCTCGAACGGCTCGGCGGCGGCGGTGTGGCGAGCTTCACCGGCGTGGTGCGCGGCAACGACGATGGCGATGGCAATGGCGATGGCGATGACGGGGCCGCGCTGACCGCGCTCCGCCTCGAAGCCTATCCGGGCATGACCCAGCGCGCGCTGGAGGCGATCGCGGCTGAGGCCGCCTCGCGCTGGTCGCTGGCCGGGCTGACCCTGATCCATCGCTTCGGCACGCTCGGCATCGGCGACCGCATCGTGCTGGTCGCCACGGCGGCGCGGCACCGTGGCGCGGCGCTGGAGGCCTGCGCCTTCCTGATCGACTGGGCGAAGACGAAGGCGCCGCTGTGGAAGCAGGAGATCTTCGCCGACGGCACGACGCGATGGATCGACGCGCGCGCGTCCGACGATCTGGCGGCCGCCGCATGGGACGCCAGCGCGGAGCATGGCAAGCCCTGAGCGGGATGGCGGGGTGGCGTTGCGATCTATGGCCCTGGTCCCGCCATGCGGTCTTTCCGTTCTCCTGCGCAGGCAGGAGCCCAGGGTTTCAGGCGAAGCCGCTCTCCAGCTGGGCTCCTGCTTCCGCAGGAGCACGGCGGCCTGGTCTATTTTGCGGGGTCTATTTTGCGGGGTTTCCGATCGAGGCCCCTGATCCGCCGCTACGCCGCCGTCCTGAGCGCGTCGGCGAGCAGCTGGAATTCCTTGGCCCGTGGGCTGCCCTTGCGCCAGGCCAGCGCGATCCGGCGGCTCGGCTTGTCGGCATCGAGCGGGCGGGTCTGGACGCCGGTGCCGTTGAGGATGCCCGCCTCGATCGCCATCTCCGGGAGCAGCGTGACGCCCAAGCCATTGTCGACCATCTGCACCAGCGTGTGCAGCGAGGTGCCGAGCATCGCCGCCTCGGCGCCGAGTTCCGGCCGGGCGCAGGCGGCCAGCGCATGGTCCTTCAGGCAATGGCCGTCTTCGAGCAGCAGCAGGCTGTGCTCGTCGATCTCGTCGGCGGTGACCAGAGCGGCGAAGCTGCCCTGCTGCGATTCCGGGAAGGCGAAGAATAATTTGTCGTCGAACAGGTCCGCCGATTCGATGTCGCCGCAGCGATAGGGCAGCGCCAGCAGCACGCAGTCGAGCCGGCCGCGCGCCAGCGAATCGCAGGCGGCGGCGGTGACCTCCTCGCGCAGATACAGCTTCAGGTCCGGCCATTCGGCGCGCAGGCGGGGCAGCAGGCGGGGCAGCAGGAACGGGGCGATGGTGGGGATCACGCCCATCCGCAACTCGCCGGACAGCGGCTTGCCGGCGGCGCGCGCGAGATCGGTCAGCACCTCCGCCTCGGACAGCACGCGGCGCGCCTGGGCGGCGATCTGCTCGCCGACGGGGGTGAAGCGCACCACCCGCCGGGTGCGCTCGACCAGGGTCAGCCCGATCAGCGATTCCAGTTCGCGCAAGCCGGCCGACAACGTCGACTGGGTGACGAAGCAGGCTTCGGCGGCATTGCCGAAATGGCCATGCTCCTGCAGCGCCACCAGATATTGGAGCTGCTTGAGGGTGGGAAGGTAAGTGCTCATCGAGCGAGTTTTCCGATCATGGGCGCTGAAATAATCGATCCGCCTACTGAAAGGAAGTCGGCGCTTGGCGGTGGCGGTGGCGGTGGCGGTGGCCGTGGCGGTGGTGGTGGCGGACGGCGTGGAAAAGCCCGTCGTCATGGCCCCTCTCGCAATCCTGGCCGGACAGCCCTAAATGGTTCGCTGGACTCAAGGGGAGTTTTGCAATGCCCGGCCGCCTGCTGGCCTATCTGGATTCGATCAAGGCGCGCGATCCCGCGCCGCGATCGCGTTGGGAAATCCTGACCTATCCGGGCGTCTGGGCGCTCGGCTACCATCGCATCGCGCATCGCCTGTTCCGGGCGCGGCTGTTCTTCCTCGCGCGGCTGGTCAACCACTGGTCGCGGATGTGGACCGCGATCGACATCCATCCGGGCGCCACCATCGGCCGCAATTTCTTCATCGACCATGGCTTCTCGGTGATCGGCGAGACGTCGCTGATCGGCGACGACGTGACGATCTACCAGAATGTCACGCTGGGCGGCACCAACCCGGTCAACGGCGTCGCCGGCAAGCGCCACCCGACGTTGCGCGACGGATCGGTGGTCGGCTCGGGCGCGCAGGTGCTCGGCCCGATCGAAGTCGGCGAGGGCGCCAAGATCGGCGCCAATGCGGTGGTGACGCGCGACGTGCCGGCCGGCGCGACGATGGTCGGCATCCCCGCCAAGCCGACGCTGGTCGATGCCTCCGAGACCCAGCGCTTCATGCCCTATGGCACGCCCTGCGGCGAGCAGTTCGACCCCTCCGCCCAGAAGCTGGAGATGATGCGCTGCGAGATCGAGCGGCTCGCCAAGCGGATCGAGGAGCTGATCCGCGAGCGCGACGATGCCCGATCCCGGCTGACCGGCATCGCGCCCGATCGGGAGAGCGCGTGAGCGCGGTCGTCACGCCGTTTCCGGCCGCCTCCGGGCGGGCCCAGCAGGTCGGCTTCGAACGGATCGAGCTGATGCGCATCCTCGATCTCTACGGCCGGATGGTCGCGGCGGGGCACTGGAAGGATTATGCGATCGATCTCGGCCGGGAGGCGGCGACCTTCTCGGCCTTCCGCCGCACCGCCGAGCGGCCCGAATTTCGCATCGTGAAACGGCCGGCGCTGCGCAACCGGCAGGGCATGTGGGCGCTGGTCGGCGAGCATGGCGCGGTGCTCAAGCGCGGGCATGAGCTCGGCCCGGTGCTGGCGCCGGTCGAACGCCGGCTGCTCCGGCTGGTCGAGGAATAGGGCGAGGGAAGTGCTCCTGCGAAGGCAGGAGCTCAGGGACGCACA
This genomic window from Sphingomonas abietis contains:
- a CDS encoding hypervirulence associated TUDOR domain-containing protein, which translates into the protein MADPKAGDKVSWKSHGGTAEGKVVKTLTRRTSIKGHTVAASKDDPQLLVETDEGKQAAHKPDALTKR
- a CDS encoding glycoside hydrolase family 130 protein, translated to MHDTQDYLIFGPDDVDLTRSPLRRSIGEPTFVLGAFNPALTRLPSGNLLLMVRVAEALSEPVRGDHVHAIRWTPDGYVLDPHPLASVDMADPRFFLVRGGGYPQMALTSLSWLLPVELAPDGRRIVAVHYERAIEPRAAYQDYGLEDPRISVIDGRYHMTVCSCSAERHGTSLYTSDDGVDWRLEGLVLDHQNKDMLLFEGRIGGQVWALTRPLGELYFAYPATSDHAGGPVIHLASSPDGLHWKPCDRPGVRARRGSSSAMKVGGGTPPILTDAGWLMLYHGVEPREKVGVYRTFWALLDRDDPATILRMEDESPLIEADPALTAPIADRLYLPTPVVFTTGIVDAGDAYIVASGEADLACRISHVPKSRFA
- a CDS encoding MFS transporter codes for the protein MQLSLRLLTRRRFLPLFTTQFLGAFNDNLFKTSMVMLVTYRIFSDDSREAAFNAAANALFILPFFLFSALAGQVADTRDKAGIIRLVKSCEIVIMLVGAAGLMLESIPLLLSALFAMGVHSTFFGPIKYALLPQHLHKDEVLGGTGLVEAGTYGGVLLGILVGGIIPPAATAATVLAVALLGRIAGSQVPPAPPVVEDHSIDFHVIRSSIRLVSETLHVPRLMLAVAATSCFWMQAAILGTLFVPLVKNVLGADQQVATLFLSVFSIGVGVGAIAINRLLCGTVSARYAPAAAILMGLCLLDLHHVASHWEAPDEMVGWRGFIALHSARHILADLFGVAMFGGMFVVPLYAFLTTTVDKLHTARTVAANNIVNSGAMVVGALLFAGMVRCGVNVADTLIVTALGSLAAAIIAWRLHRACTEPALSST
- the pgsA gene encoding CDP-diacylglycerol--glycerol-3-phosphate 3-phosphatidyltransferase — its product is MLSLPNILTLSRIFAVPILVGLLWHPGAIGYVLAFLLYAIAGITDYFDGYLARAQGTVSKLGVFLDPIADKIMVAAVIVMLISTERVIGPHPVVSGWNVIAALVILLREIAVSGLREFLAQLSVSVPVSRLAKWKTTFQMGALGLLILAGALPAWPWVHLFGIVGLWLAAALTVITGWDYLRVGLRHMD
- the moaD gene encoding molybdopterin converting factor subunit 1, which translates into the protein MAVQLLYFAWVREAIGRDGERVELPGDITDVAGLIGWLAMRGGGYATAFAEPQRLRCAIDQNFAGLATPIAGAREIAIFPPVTGG
- a CDS encoding molybdenum cofactor biosynthesis protein MoaE, coding for MSVRVAAQEADFDIAAELARLERLGGGGVASFTGVVRGNDDGDGNGDGDDGAALTALRLEAYPGMTQRALEAIAAEAASRWSLAGLTLIHRFGTLGIGDRIVLVATAARHRGAALEACAFLIDWAKTKAPLWKQEIFADGTTRWIDARASDDLAAAAWDASAEHGKP
- a CDS encoding LysR substrate-binding domain-containing protein, producing the protein MSTYLPTLKQLQYLVALQEHGHFGNAAEACFVTQSTLSAGLRELESLIGLTLVERTRRVVRFTPVGEQIAAQARRVLSEAEVLTDLARAAGKPLSGELRMGVIPTIAPFLLPRLLPRLRAEWPDLKLYLREEVTAAACDSLARGRLDCVLLALPYRCGDIESADLFDDKLFFAFPESQQGSFAALVTADEIDEHSLLLLEDGHCLKDHALAACARPELGAEAAMLGTSLHTLVQMVDNGLGVTLLPEMAIEAGILNGTGVQTRPLDADKPSRRIALAWRKGSPRAKEFQLLADALRTAA
- the epsC gene encoding serine O-acetyltransferase EpsC; this translates as MPGRLLAYLDSIKARDPAPRSRWEILTYPGVWALGYHRIAHRLFRARLFFLARLVNHWSRMWTAIDIHPGATIGRNFFIDHGFSVIGETSLIGDDVTIYQNVTLGGTNPVNGVAGKRHPTLRDGSVVGSGAQVLGPIEVGEGAKIGANAVVTRDVPAGATMVGIPAKPTLVDASETQRFMPYGTPCGEQFDPSAQKLEMMRCEIERLAKRIEELIRERDDARSRLTGIAPDRESA
- a CDS encoding DUF2794 domain-containing protein: MSAVVTPFPAASGRAQQVGFERIELMRILDLYGRMVAAGHWKDYAIDLGREAATFSAFRRTAERPEFRIVKRPALRNRQGMWALVGEHGAVLKRGHELGPVLAPVERRLLRLVEE